A region from the Benincasa hispida cultivar B227 chromosome 10, ASM972705v1, whole genome shotgun sequence genome encodes:
- the LOC120087655 gene encoding uncharacterized protein LOC120087655 translates to MKSMELHEENNDLHLDLALSIGGTLRNSPEKSNGSDEESGVTDAKNRGEIRRRQGKRKREEDRNNPPFKKEKYLEGNLKNNVDLHKPNPALQFPSPYSSLQYVPFLNGYGYVFPCFVPYFATGESPVGCRSGSDVGFWNKKSGSCGSSPVCSSSVVSDNHHSSSSHEGGSSNSCNSSISKNHVKPNPSSEKFVEE, encoded by the exons ATGAAATCAATGGAgcttcatgaagaaaacaacgatcTACACCTCGATTTAGCCCTTTCAATCGGCGGAACTCTCAGAAATTCACCGGAAAAATCAAATGGGTCTGATGAAGAAAGCGGAGTTACAGATGCTAAAAACAGAGGCGAGATCCGGCGACGACAGGGTAAGAGGAAACGAGAAGAAGATCGGAACAATCCGCCATTCAAGAAGGAAAAATACCTTGAAGGTAATTTGAAAAACAATGTAGATCTTCATAAACCAAATCCTGCGCTGCAATTTCCGTCTCCTTACTCGTCGTTGCAGTACGTTCCGTTTCTCAATGGCTATGGGTATGTGTTTCCCTGTTTTGTACCGTACTTTGCCACCGGAGAGTCGCCGGTGGGTTGCCGGAGTGGTTCGGATGTTGGGTTTTGGAATAAGAAATCTGGGTCTTGTGGATCTTCCCCTGTTTGCAGTTCTTCTGTTGTTTCTGATAATCATCATAGTTCTTCCTCTCATGAAG GAGGTAGTAGCAATTCATGTAATTCATCAATATCAAAGAATCATGTTAAACCAAATCCTTCCAGTGagaaatttgttgaagaataa
- the LOC120089238 gene encoding uncharacterized protein LOC120089238, producing MEEAKEISKSNRIEDISWLCSLSESELDMLISIKMLVLQRAKVIGHEDLAKKFDLKTIRAIGFVLMEHLKGELKASDVPDLSQSAALNGCNLLDSNLEKILSIDEIMASICSDRRKKPGKRPREKVDSRQKTNDKL from the exons ATGGAAGAGGCTAAAGAAATTTCGAAGAGTAACAGAATTGAAGATATCAGCTGGCTTTGTTCACTATCTGAATCAGAACTT GATATGTTGATTAGCATTAAAATGCTAGTTCTTCAACGTGCAAAAGTAATTGGTCATGAAGATTTAGCTAAgaaatttgatttgaagacaATACGTGCGATTG GGTTTGTTTTGATGGAACATCTTAAAGGAGAACTTAAGGCGTCAGATGTTCCAGATCTGTCTCAATCTGCTGCCTTAAATGGGTGCAACTTATTAGACAGCAATCTTGAGAAAATCTTGTCAATTGATGAGATAATGGCAAGTATCTGTTCAGACAGAAGGAAGAAACCTGGAAAAAG GCCGCGGGAAAAGGTTGATTCCAGACAGAAGACGAACGACAAGTTGTGA
- the LOC120088963 gene encoding uncharacterized protein LOC120088963 — MVVVGKVNVVADALSRKVAHSAALITKQVQFCKDLERVEIAVAVGEVTSQLAQLTVQPTLRQQIIDAQQSDPDLVQKCRQVGLGQASEFFVSVDKGLLYQGRLCVPADDGLKGELLVEAHNSLFSMHPGSTKMYQDVKRYYWWPDMKREIAEYVSRFLVCQQVKAPRQKITSCYNPSIIYLSPPKTSSRKLR, encoded by the exons ATGGTGGTAGTGG GTAAGGTGAATGTGGTAGCCGATGCCCTCAGTCGAAAGGTAGCTCATTCGGCTGCCTTGATCACTAAGCAAGTTCAGTTCTGTAAAGATCTGGAACGAGTAGAGATTGCGGTGGCAGTGGGGGAAGTCACTTCGCAGCTAGCCCAGTTGACAGTGCAACCAACCTTGAGGCAACAGATTATTGATGCACAACAGAGTGATCCTGACTTGGTTCAGAAGTGTCGTCAGGTAGGGTTAGGTCAAGCAAGTGAATTTTTTGTGTCAGTGGACAAGGGTCTTTTGTATCAGGGACGGTTGTGCGTCCCAGCAGATGATGGCTTGAAAGGGGAACTGTTGGTGGAAGCTCATAACTCTCTATTCTCGATGCACCCAGGTAGTACCAAAATGTATCAAGATGTGAAACGGTATTACTGGTGGCCCGATATGAAAAGGGAGATAGCTGAATATGTCAGTAGATTTTTAGTCTGTCAGCAGGTGAAAGCCCCGAGGCAGAAGATAACAAGCTGTTACAACCCTTCGATCATCTACCTTTCCCCTCCAAAAACTAGTTCCAGAAAGCTTAGATGA